The genomic interval AGATGCGGTTATAGGTGGGCTCCAGATACCTCAGTCTCAGGGATGACAACGGTCCACACCTCATGCACCAACTTCTGCCAGCCAGCTTCAAGTAGAACAGCGGCATCAATCACGCACACATGCTTTCCTGTAGGGACAAGCCAGTCACTGCCAGCTGTACCCTATCACTTGCTACTAGTCAGAGAGCCAATGAAACAGTCCCTGGGAAAGTGGATGGTCTGGCTTGGAGTGGGGAAACTCCCAGAGAAAACATCTGCTTCACTGTGCCCCTTAGCCACTCCCATCATCCCTCCCACTCACCCTCAGCCACAGCCAGATCCATCTCCTCTAGGGCCAGCTTTGCGATAACTGGCCACATAATGTCCGTGAGCTTCTTCAGCTGTTTCTGAGGAGCAGGACAGAGGGAGTAGGCAGTGGTTACCTCTCCTTGCAGATGGAGCCAGCTCAAGGGATGAGGTAGTTGGGAATAGATGAATGGAAACTGGCATTCTGAACCAGACCAGAGAGGTCTACTAGATCCCAACCCCTGGGTCTGTAGCAGCTGAGAACCTTTGGAGAAGTGTGCATTTACCTTGTTCCCAAAAACTCGGCTCCCCAGGACCTTCCTGTTGATAATGCCATCTTTATGCAGAATATCtagatgacagagacagaggactgGGCAAGGAGACCAGGCCACCTCCTCACTTCAggcctcccccagccctctccaGTTATTACCTGTTCCAAAGGCTTCCACCACGGGCTGGTAGGCAGGACCACCTGGGGCATAGGCCCGATGGCCCAGTTGGTCACAGTCGATGACAAATGCTCCTAGGTCCTTCAACCGCTGAGCTACTGAGCTCTTCCCAGAGCCACTGATACCTGTCAGCCCAATCACGTAGAGACCCGGGGGGAGCTCCGGCCTCTTCTGGGTTAGATAAGAGAAACCTGAGTTACTAGGGTCCTCAGGCTCACGCTTTGGCTGAATCCATCAGTCCCTACCTTCCAGCATTTCCAGCCCATccaagcagtgtgtgtgtgtgcagggggtGCTTACATGTGGAGGCCGAAGCAGGTTTCCCAGCATTCGCTGGCGGAAACTGGAGGAGCTGACTTTatcctcttcattttctttgtggtttAGGTCTTTCAGCAGCTGGATCTGGTACAAGGCAAGCTCCTCCATATCCTAAAGTAAAGGAGTAGAgatgaggagagggaaggagggctaAGATGAAGGACAAACACTGATGTCCAACTTGCCCCCTTACCCTCCCATACTTACCCTGGACGTAGAGTTTGCCTCAGAGGACAACCTGGGAATGAGTTCCTCCTTGCCTCTTTCTACCACGTTAagatctttcttcccctctctgggaCCATGGTACGTCCAACAGCACCCCCACCCGCAATGGCCTGCCCCATCCCCACCCACTCCCTCTACCAGTCTCCCTCAAGGGTTACATGCTCAAGGCGGAAGCGGTTGACAGCCATCCCCCCACGATGGGTCTCCTCGCTGACCACCAGGAACTCCAGGGAGGGGTCAGAGCCAGTGGGCCCGTAGGGGTCCAACAGGGGAACGATATCAAAACTCAAGGAGGGCTTGATGTCCACCAGGAACTCACTCAGATGTTTCACACGTTCTGCGTAGGGCTGGAGCAGCTCAGGGAGCAACTTGCCTGAGGAAGGAGCCCAGAACAGTGAGATCTTTTTATTGGGGAAAAGAATGTAGGCCAGTTGGTGAAGAGTATCCCTAAGCATCCTATCTCCAGAGGTGGGTGGCAGGAAGAAAGGACTAAGCTGGGAAGTGGTCTGTGATGGTGCAGGCAGAAGGCAAGCATGGTAGTAGTCACTGCAAGAGCTGGCATGTGTCCAGAGACTAGCAGTGCCAGTAGGCGTCAGAGCCAGACAGAGGCTTTCAAAAACCATATTATCCTtgtgtcccttcttcctgtctctgccacactaCCTACAACTCATTCACCCATTTAttcacagggtttcaaactttaGAGTTCCTCACCTGGGGAACTTGTTAAAAGTGCAGATTCCTTGGCTCCACATTTGGGGGGATTCTGATTGAACAGTGACTAAACCACACACTGAGAAAgctacatttattcatttaacaaaatttCCTTAGCAGGAACTGAGTGCCTGGCACTGTGTGTGACAGTGGGGAGAGGTGGAAAGTTATGGTTGGCCCCCACCCTTTCTCAATCTTGGCACTCGCAGATGCAAGGAGTTTTGGGGGTCCTCCACCACCCTAATCCAGTGTCTCTCCCACTCACTCTTCAACAGGTCTTTGTCTGCTACTCCCACAACAAGCTGCTCCTGGGCCAGGATACACGCAGCACTGAGCAACACCTTGTGGGCATTGTGCAAGCGGTCAAACGTGCCGCCCACAGCCCCACGACGGTAGCCACGCATGGGCTGCTTTGGAGATCTGGCCACGGGGGAGGATGATCTGATGGTGGAGGGTAAGGGGACATCCAGGGGCTCCACAGACAGCTCTCCCGGCCCATAGTCGGGGTATAGCAGCACTGAAACGAGTTGCGGGCAACAACTGTAACAACTGGTGGCATAACGCTCTAGCTGTTGCTTAACCGGGTTGTACTGGCTTCCATCCAGGGTCTGGAAGTCAGTCAGCACCACCTCTGGCGGGTGGGCCAGGTTCTGGACTGAgctgggcaggggaggaagaaaggagctCTTGGTTTGGATATTGGTCAGCAGGATTCTGATGTCCAGGTCTGTGTGCAGGTTGGCGCCAGCATAGAAGTGCGTGATGAAATCGAGAACCTCAAACGTGGCCTGTACAGGGCTGGACTGGGGCTGAGCAGGGCTGTCCAGGCTCATGCCCGGCTGCAGGTGTACATAAAGTGTGCGATTCACCAGCTGGGCCGCAGAGGTCAGGATAGGGGCCAGGCGAGGGACCAGGGAGGCCAGAGGCGTCGTCAGCACCAGGAGGCCCGAACGGAATAAGGCCATGCTGCCTAAGCCTGTTGACAATCAGGGAGACCTGTAGAGGGTGACTGAGGGGGGTGTGCCTGAGGTCGCTATCTGTACGGgaccttggactcaagacagGGGTCTTGGAGCAGGGGCAGGGTCTGTGCCAATCGAGGGGAAACCAGGGGAGGGGTCTGGGCCGGGTAAACCGCGCCTCGAGGCTGTGCTGTAAGACACGGTTTCCTCGTCTTTCAGACGGGGAGGTGAGCTCGCTGAACTGAACCGAAATCCTGGGAGAGGAAATTGGACAGGAGTCCCTGTGTCCTTAGAGTTGGGGATCCAGAAATCCTGGGTCCTTCTGCTAAGCTGCAAGGTCTTCAAGGAATCAAAGGAGGGGACTAAAGGAATCAAAGGCGGGGGCTCAGGTTCGGCTCGATCTCCTACTTACTGACAGCTCCAGGGTTTGCTTCCACTTGCAGTACAGCTAAAGCTTTCCCTGAAAGCAAACCGGAAACACTAACTTAAGAACTGCGACTCCGAGCTACGGAATCAGAGAAAGGCCAAGAGTCTCAATTATTGTTCGGAACGGGATCCTTGCGAGATTTCCCAGGGGGTGGGGAAATCAGCTGATGGGGCGGGGCCTCCTGCCGATGGGGCGGGGCCGAGCTCGGAGGTTTGGGAGATGGGTGAAAGCTTCTTTTCACAGCTCACACACAGGGATTGGGTGAAGTACGAGGCGAGAGCTTGAAAGTCCTATTCACGGATGCCCTTCAGACCCCGAGAGAAAGACTGGCTTCAGCCAGGTCATTAAGGAGACAGCAACAAAGGCTGAACACCTGCTTTTGTCCTTGATAAATTACGGGGGGACGGAGGTAGGCGGTCGTCACATGGTAGCGCTTAAATTAGGGCTCGGCGTTCCTGGAGTCCTCTTGGGTCCCCTCGGTCCGAGGATCCTTACGTGGGAGGCCACAGAAAAAAATCTGTTCAGGTCCTCATTTAACAGATGGGAAAGTTTAGATCCTGTATGTTGCAGAAACGTATAGGGAGGTAGTGACAGACGCCATATCTTGTGACTCCGTGGCTCCGTTGGGATGCCCTCCGAGATGCGCCCGTTTGCAGGAGAGGAGAGCTCTCCGCATGAGCTCGTTAGAGCCGCCAGAGGATCGTCTTTGCTGACAGGGAAAAAGCCGGCAAGAGCCCGAGGCAGGGGTTTACCGTGAAGTCAATGAGGGCTGGAAAAGCTGGAATTGATAGTTTCCGTGAGGAGGGGAAACATTTCAGGTAAATTGTCCATGGAGATCTCAAACGGGAGGGAAACCAATCTCCAAGGTTACAGTAAAGTGCTGTGGTTTATTTTCccacataaaataaatgttaccGTATTTCCCATGGATAAGACGCACCcctttccgaaaaatttggggtctaaaaactgggtgtatcttatacagtggttgtagttttttggtttttttttttacttgcgttTCTTGCTTTTTcccgcttgtttttgcgctcattgttgaagacagtgattcgtcatcagacacagatgaggacaagctaaaggatgggggagttttgacagtgatgaggagttgtatgaattttatgatgaataaaacttgagttcaataacgatgtaatacattttttttttttcaaatttcaggccccaaaattaaggtgcgttttatacatggggaaatacggtaactttTACACTTAACATGTTTTGGAATCTTAAAGGGGTCCCCCAGTCTCCCAACTTGTATAAGCCTCTGGCCCCACAGAACCTGAATCTGCCCCTGGAGTCAAGGATGGAAAATTATAGAGTCACTGAAGCCAGGCTTCTTGCAggagacatttaaatttttaaaagagttttaaagaGGAGCAGTTTGAAGAAGCAAAATGCAAAGAGCATCAGGAAATACTCTGAAACATCTGGACACACAGTCTCATATGCCAACATTAAATCACTACTGGATGAGGGCATTAAGAGGACAACTGCTGGGTGACCCTTGAGCTGGACCTCACGCTCTCTCCTGTCCTTGGAATGTATGCTCTATGTATCATCCTCACAGTGGGAGCTGTCTTCAAGGACGACACCTTGAGAAAGAGACGTGTTGTTGAGACCATCTGGACTGGACTGTGACTAAACCTAGTTAAAGGCTTCGTctaaacttttaagattctgaTGAGTGGGTGCGGAGATCTATTTGTCTTGTGCCTGCCTACAAGTCCTTGTAagttttcttcttgcttattaaacctgccacctaatcactatgctgtacaactgaaactaatacaaaataatattgaatgtaaactataactgaaaaacaaaaccaaaaaaatccccaaaacccCTGTTACCTACTAATCTGAAGTGAtctgcctctttcttcctcaCCCTTTCTTTATGGGGAGGGATGTCAGTTTCATATTCCACAGGGGGGAACTCCCCAGGTTGCAAACCGAAAATTGGCAAGTCATCTGGAAGACCAAAGAAATGGCTTTGAAGAAAAGGCATCCACTGGGGAAATTCAGGTTGGACTATATGATAGATGCTTCTGGACTACCACCAGCACACCCCAAATACCAGCAAGTCTAATGTGTGAGGAACTGCACACAGTACACTGCAGCAAACAAGGGGACCCAACGGCTGCCGCAGTGGGCTGGCTTCTACTGGGGCACTTTGGCCGGCCACCGATGCCCAGCTAGAGGCTCAAGCTTCAGTTAGAAAGTTGGAAGAAACCCTGGCTgcgtagttcagttggttagagggtcatCGTGTTacaccaatgttgtgggttcgatacccagtcaggacacatagaagaatcaacaaatgaatgtataaataagtggaacaacaaaatggtgtttttctctctctctctttatctctttctctcccccttcctctctctaaagtcaattttaaaaaagctgaaagaagagctgagGTTGGAAAGGACGTTCAGTTGTCCACAATTCTGCGTGCTTTGGGGCTAGTAGACAGGTGGGAGAGCGGGGTAAGAAGTTGGAAACTTTAGCGTGCTGCAAACAGGAGTGCACACACTGCCTCAGATAAAGGCCTGAGTGCTTGTGACAGAGCCTGGTTGGGACATGAAAAGGTGGATCCCTAAGGAAagtaagaagagagaagggaagggtatTGTGGTAATTGGTGGTGAAATGGGGGACAAAGCACCCCATGCCATCCAATCTCTAATACAAAGGGAAGCAAAAACCCAGCAACAACCCCGAGTCAAGAAAAATTCAtgatgagagaatatatttctgCTGAGCTTTTTGATATAGCTGCTAAATTCCAGTAAAAGGCCATGGAAGGTATTTTGTTCTGGCTATTGCAGCTACGGTATGGGAAGGGAAGCAATAGTGTTTCTCCAGAGGTGGCTTAAGGTCAACTGAGGCCccagatgcagaagaaaatattgagccacttaaaaaacagagagagggaaaataaaaatatatgttaaccatgtttttaaataaataaaaaatattatgtacttactgttaatgttaaaattgcacatataaaaccaaacttggtgtcattagaaaaaagtgtaaagtcggggttttgcggggcccttcagaagttggggcccagggcgtgcgcctggtgcgcccaccattaaatctgcctctatGTTTCTCTGACCAGGcaggagacagagaaaatgaGCAACATCACCACACAGCTGCCTTCCAGCAGTGCCTGCATGGCACTTGGAGGAGGGGGGGATTTCAAGGTACTCACTGTCTTATGGATTGGATTATTCTAGCTTGCAGAGAGGCTTGGCCTCATGAGGGGGATCACGTTGGGCATAGGGGACCTTAGAAATCTATAGAGGAGGTGCAGCAACTTCTTAAGAAGTTGGGAATGACACAGGCCATCTAAGCTTCTGTGTTGACAGCCACATTCACTGCAGAAATGCAAGCCAAGGTACTCCATCTGCCCCAGCAGCTGGAAGGGACACAGGTATCCATGCTGAATCATCATGGtacaagacatttttattttcagagagaaggatagatagggacagacagacagaaacacagagagatgagaagcatcaatcatcagtttttcgttgtggcactttagttgtttattgatcactttctcatatgtgccttgaccgtggggctacagcagactgagtaatcccttgctcaagccagcaaccttgggtccaagctggtgagctttgctcaaagcagatgagcctgcactcaagctggtgagctcagggtcttgaacctgggtcctccgcatcccagtccaatgctctattcactgtgccaccacctggtcaagtggtACAAGACATTTATGACTCAGGTAAGTCCATTGCTGATCTGGGGGAAACTGGCAAATCTCAGAAATGAGTGGCAGAAAAGcccttgacagagacagagctaAAAAAAGCCAAAAGACTATCTCAATCAGCAGTGAGGGGTCCAGTAAAAGTAACTCAGAAGCAAATGTGGTTTGACCACATTGCAGTCACAACCCCATTTGAACAGATAAAGCCAATGCTATGTTGGTTTGCCTGTGAAAAGTCCTAAACCTGAACAACAGCCTTATAAGAAAGTtcccttggcctgaccaggcagtggcgcagtggatagagcgttggactgggatgcagaggacccaggttcgaaaccccaaggtcgccagcttgagtgcgggctcatctcctttgaggaaaagtccaccagcttgaacccaaggtcgctggctccagcaaggggttactcggtctgctgaaggcccgcagtcaaggcatatgagaaagcaatcaatgaacaactaaggtgttgcaacgcgcaatgaaaaactaatgattgatgcttctcatctctctctgttcctgtctgtctgtccctgtctatccctctctctgacttactctctgtctctgtaaatatatatatatatatatatatatatatatatatatatatatatatatatatatatataaaagaaagttcCCTTGTTTATTAAACCTGCCATCTACCAATCTGGAGTGGTCTGCCTCTTTCTTGGTGTCTCCTTGCCCTCTGTGTATGGGGGTCAATTTCAGATCTCACCTGGGGAACTCTCCAGGTTGCAAACCAATAGTGATTTTTATTCAATAAGTGTATAGTGCCTTCCATGATCAGGAAAAGTGCTATGCACAAGGGATCaaccagtgaacaaaacaaagcccCTGCCCTCCTAGAGTTTAGATTCCTGTGTGCCTTGGGATGAGGTGATGAagactataaataaatttatagcaGTAAAGTCAATGAGtcaataattaaatttataacaCATCTAGTGGTGATCAgttctatggaaaaaaataaaatagggtaaggggactatagcagagggGAGGGAATGCTATTTTAGATAGGGtcggccacaaaaacaacaaagacCTAAAGGAAAGTGAACCACACAGAGGAAACAGACAGTTGAAAGGTCCTGGGGCAGAAGGCCAGTAGAGCTGGATCAGATAAGGGAGAGTAGCAAGAAAGTAAAAAAGGAGGCAGGACCAGATCAATAAAGGTGTTGGGAGGCCTTGGGGGAAAACCTTAGATTTAACTGAGATGGGAAGCCACAGAAGGTGTTTTGAGTAGCGATATGAAACGAGTAGAcattcatctttttattatttattgattgattttagagagactgagaaaggctgagagagagaagcattcattcattgttccacttagttatgcatttattgttgtcttcccatttgtgccctgaccagggaccgatcccacaaccttggcatttgggatgacactctaaccaactcagctaacTGGCCATGGCCCATATCCATTTTTAAAAGACCATCTGGCTGCACTGTGGAAACTGCACTATTGGTGGGCAAGGGTGGAATCTGGGAAACCAGTTAGGAAGCTATTGCAATGATCCAGGAGAGATGATAGCACATGGACTGGGGTGAACTAAAAAATACATTGAAGCTTGAGGGTAGAGCTGTCAGTATTTGCTGGATTGGTTGagggatgagagaaagagagagactgtaGTCAAGGAGTGTCTAAGGTTTTTGGACTGAGCAACTAGAAGCATGGAACTGTCATATACTGAAGTAGAGACGAATGAGAGGGCTGGAAATAAGAAACTGAGGTTTCtacatattaaatttattagatatTAAGATGTTGAGAAGGCAGTTGGAGATATATAAGCCTGGAGTTCGTGGGGGACAATGGAGTTGGATCTGTGGGTTTTTTGCTGGGGGTGGTCATCAGCAtgtaaataatattcaaaatcaTGGGACTGTTACTGAATCACCTACCAAAATTCAGGTTCATGTACCTGATGTGCTTGTAGGCCAAAACGTTGAGGCATCAGTGCTTGGAGCTGGAGAAGGGTGTGTTCAATTTGACAAAAGCGAgaggaacctgacctgtggtggcgcagtggatggagcatagacctggaatgttgaggtcgccggttcagaaccccgggcttgcccagtcaaggcacatgtgggagttgatgcttcatgctcctcctcccttctctctctctctctctctctctctctctctcttctctaaaatgaataaataatttaaaaaaaaagcgaGAGGATGGGAGAGCAAGATCCCTCAAATCTGTCTCTCCCCAAAAGCAAAAGAGTAGGGAGTTTTTATGTGGCAAAGGGAGTAAGGGAGGGGGAGTTTCAGGGCACTGAGAGAGAAGTCTGTGTTTCTTTAGTCACAGATAACTTTCTTTTTGAAGACATTCTTTCCTTCTGCTAAACAAACTCATAAATTCTTCTCCTGCCCCTGAAGTTATCTCCCCCTGCTTGACAAAGAGATACACCACATCAGCAACTTATTAGTACATTCCTGAGTACAAAGGAGTTGGGCAAGAAGAGTGGTTAACATTTAAACAAAGGCCTAATtaagaattaaattatttaattctagCTTCCAAAAATATGAGGATTAAAATCACGAGGTGCTCGGCTACAGGACTGCTCGAGATCATTAGGAGTACGGACCTATGGAAGAGACGGTGGTCACGATCTGCCTTTCTCATCAtcacgccccccacccccccacggGCTACACATACACTCTCACACACAAGTGCAAGGAGAACAGGTCCTACGCCTCAGAGCTGTGTGTCACCTTGGCCCCGACCCTTTCCTATGGTCTTCCTGGGTGCTATAGGGACAGCAGACCATCTGGGCCAAAAGGACAGGGAGATAggaggggtcagggtggctgaaACTTCCCCCAGGAGCGGAAGCAGCAGGGTGTCCGAAGGCCCAGAGCAGATCAGGAGGTAGGGGCAGGTCAGGGCACAGTGCCTCCTTCCCCCAAGGTCCCATACAAAGCCCCAGGCACCCCAGGCGGGTTCTCTCTATTCCCACGATCAGGCTCTCCGCAGCCATGCTCCtggccgccccctccccctcccctagtcTCCCCCTCTGTaccaccccttccagggctccccttcccccttcctctgcctGCATCCTCCTCACCTAGTTCCTCTctattctccacccctcctccagcacccaACCTGGGAGGAAGTTAGGAGACTGGTGTGgacaaaaaggggccacatagGAAGCCTGGCAAGCTAAACCTGCATGGCTGCCTTGTAAACTCAGACCTACAGCCACCGCACAGGACGATCTgcaatgaaaactttctaacgaAAAGCAGTTCTTAGTAGGTAGCATGTCCTAGGgtggtatttctctctctctctctctatttttattattattttttaaaaaaaacaacacggcaaattgttgttttttatatatattttatttatttattatagagagaggagagagagagagagagagaaaaggggggaggagcaggaagcatcaactcccatatgtgccttgaccaggcaagcccagggttttgaactggcgacctcagcgtttccaggttgacgctttatccactgcgccaccacaggtcaggctctctctctcttatttattgattttagtgagagatggagaaagagagagagacaggaacataaagttgatcttttttttgtgtgtgtatttttctgaagttggaaatggggaggcagtcagagtcagacagattcccgcatgcgcccggccaggatccacccagcatgcccaccagggggcaatgctctgcccaatctgggctgttgctctgctgcaaccagagccattctagcgcctgaggcagaggccacagagccatcctcagctcccgagccaactttgctccaatggagccttggctgcaggagggaagagagagacagagaggaaggagagggggaggggtggagaagcagatgggcgcttctcctgtgtgccctggccgggaatcgaacccgggactcccgcacgccaggccgacactctaccactgagccaaccggccagggcccaagctgttcttttatgtgccctgactggggattgaagcaGCAACCTGTGAgctttgggccgatgctctaagcTACCGAGTTATCTGGTCAGGgctcctttgattctgatgtataaaatgagtggtgaaactgccattttctggagcactttctcaatccataTTTCTAGTATTGTAATTGTATTCTCATGTGGAAGCCAGATGTGTAAAGAATAAACAAGGCCAAATGAGTTAAAAGGAGACAGCCCCACTCACCCTCCTCTTTGCCCCCTGCCCTAGACAAAATTCAGTGGGAGAGATCCCCACAGGCGCAGAAGCTGCCTCTCACCAGggggtttattttattattctatttttattgattgattttagagagagaggaagggagagacagacagatggaaacatcaatctgttcctgtatgtgtcctgactagggatcgaatctGCGACCCAAGCTATCTGGACAGGGTGCCACCAGGAGGCTTAGCTGAGGCTCCAGGCCTGGCTGGTCTGCCCAGTGCACTGACCGCCTTCCTGAGgtcagtggaaggagctggagtgGCAGGAGCCACTAAAAGCGCTGCAGGGAGCCAAAGCCAACGtgagaaacatccaaacctgtaaggATTTTTGTGGGtttaaaccat from Saccopteryx leptura isolate mSacLep1 chromosome 2, mSacLep1_pri_phased_curated, whole genome shotgun sequence carries:
- the COASY gene encoding bifunctional coenzyme A synthase, with the protein product MALFRSGLLVLTTPLASLVPRLAPILTSAAQLVNRTLYVHLQPGMSLDSPAQPQSSPVQATFEVLDFITHFYAGANLHTDLDIRILLTNIQTKSSFLPPLPSSVQNLAHPPEVVLTDFQTLDGSQYNPVKQQLERYATSCYSCCPQLVSVLLYPDYGPGELSVEPLDVPLPSTIRSSSPVARSPKQPMRGYRRGAVGGTFDRLHNAHKVLLSAACILAQEQLVVGVADKDLLKSKLLPELLQPYAERVKHLSEFLVDIKPSLSFDIVPLLDPYGPTGSDPSLEFLVVSEETHRGGMAVNRFRLEHDMEELALYQIQLLKDLNHKENEEDKVSSSSFRQRMLGNLLRPPHKRPELPPGLYVIGLTGISGSGKSSVAQRLKDLGAFVIDCDQLGHRAYAPGGPAYQPVVEAFGTDILHKDGIINRKVLGSRVFGNKKQLKKLTDIMWPVIAKLALEEMDLAVAEGKHVCVIDAAVLLEAGWQKLVHEVWTVVIPETEAVRRIVERDGLSEAAAQSRLQSQMSGQQLVDQSHVVLSTLWEPHVTQSQVEKAWTLLQKRIQ